One stretch of Acidicapsa acidisoli DNA includes these proteins:
- a CDS encoding sensor histidine kinase, giving the protein MFFGFLRRIAVCFSFAPILMVASMVAFAAENYALEPATPLGRLGRQVWTMENGLPQNTVPVLLQSRDGFLWAGTELGLARFDGVSFRIFDHATAGSFPDAEIRCLLNSAIDNSFWIGTSDGLVHWRNGNQSLITTRDGLPSNSIRGLAQTANGTIWVWTETGLARLVGGDFRAAPEAGFPRGVITSIATDEAGGLWLGTTSEAAVFRGEHWSPGPDAIPQKDANQRNFDRSVLDRSALVKTMAGGDVLISNGSGVFLKHDDAISQVLAKSALPSDGISFLDRLGDGSVAVASKTTVVLAQGNNGAAQLVAQFVIGRDLPGSRIEAMYADREGSLWIGTNRGLARISKIGGAHGAMVQLMPATDPLASNAVVSLLEDREGDLWVGTETAGLHILRDAHFRVIGTSEGLSSDATTAVVQDAQQTLWIGTRDGGLNRVANGIDGKLTVTNLTTENGLLSNVILSLAVAPNSDVWVGTPDGLTRIGRGGVNSYTSADGLPDDFIRSVLVAPDETVWIGTRHGLTHLDHGRFQNYTQADGLGSDLVGALARSGNGDLWIATLNGLSRLHEGKLLRYTTADGLSSNVITALDATPDGAIWIGTQSDGLNLWDGKRFVSMRGDASQDNSAVAALLPAAIHAVMPDDRGHLWLASNAGLTRVDLQNLMACMERGECSLNALHAVSFTTADGLRSRETSNNSHPTACRTNDGRLLFTTPRGVIVADPLHFPEIPPQPPVAIERFAVDDRDTEADGTVRVGAGALRFQFDYAGLSFAAPQKLRYQYMLEGFDHAWTDAGTRRTAYYTNIPPGKYRFRVRASLGEAGFLALRDASGVTADNPQEASCSFQLLPHFYQTVWFWALVLLGIAAVVWLIFRQRVLRVEREFRAVMSERNRIAREIHDTLAQGYVGISLQLEILGQLLRHNRTDAAAKHLALTQEMVREGLDDARQSIWALRSHDAGEQILPIRLRRLVEQAGADGLTAHLEVHGAYRALSADTEQEILRIAQEAIHNVKKHAEAVRLSVRLEYDERVLTLTVTDDGKGFAAREQAVGEDGHYGLTGMRERAALIRGQIEIVSEPGAGTTVNLSVPAPEARAKTTGPEDAGKKQTVASTGTSKEQS; this is encoded by the coding sequence ATGTTCTTTGGGTTCCTGCGCAGGATCGCGGTCTGCTTCAGCTTCGCCCCGATATTGATGGTGGCATCCATGGTGGCGTTTGCAGCCGAGAATTATGCGCTGGAGCCGGCGACTCCGCTGGGCAGGCTGGGGCGACAGGTCTGGACGATGGAGAACGGCCTGCCGCAGAATACGGTTCCGGTGTTGCTGCAATCTCGCGATGGTTTTTTGTGGGCTGGCACTGAGCTGGGTCTGGCTCGTTTCGATGGCGTCAGCTTCCGTATTTTCGACCATGCGACGGCTGGAAGCTTTCCGGACGCCGAGATTCGCTGCCTGCTGAACTCCGCCATCGATAACAGTTTTTGGATCGGCACCAGCGATGGCCTTGTGCATTGGAGGAATGGTAATCAATCGCTGATAACCACGCGGGATGGGTTGCCGAGCAACTCTATTCGCGGATTGGCGCAGACGGCGAACGGCACGATTTGGGTATGGACAGAGACTGGGTTGGCAAGGCTCGTGGGAGGAGATTTTCGCGCCGCGCCCGAAGCTGGTTTTCCGCGCGGGGTGATTACCTCCATCGCGACCGACGAGGCGGGCGGATTGTGGTTGGGCACAACCAGCGAAGCGGCTGTATTTCGCGGAGAACACTGGAGCCCCGGACCGGACGCCATACCTCAGAAGGATGCAAATCAGCGGAACTTTGATCGCTCTGTCTTGGATCGCTCTGCCCTGGTGAAGACGATGGCAGGCGGTGATGTATTGATTTCAAACGGGAGCGGAGTCTTTCTGAAACATGACGACGCGATATCGCAGGTCTTGGCGAAATCCGCTCTCCCTTCCGACGGAATCAGCTTTCTGGACCGGCTTGGAGACGGAAGCGTGGCTGTTGCGAGCAAAACCACGGTCGTGCTGGCGCAAGGCAACAACGGCGCAGCTCAGTTGGTGGCGCAGTTTGTGATCGGCAGGGATTTGCCTGGATCTCGCATCGAAGCGATGTATGCCGACCGCGAGGGTAGTCTCTGGATCGGCACGAATCGGGGACTGGCTAGGATTTCAAAGATCGGCGGAGCCCATGGTGCAATGGTTCAGTTGATGCCCGCGACCGATCCACTGGCTTCGAATGCCGTTGTTTCGCTGCTGGAAGATCGCGAGGGTGATCTTTGGGTCGGCACTGAGACAGCGGGGCTGCACATTCTGCGCGATGCACATTTTCGTGTGATCGGGACGAGCGAGGGGCTCAGTTCCGATGCAACGACTGCAGTAGTTCAGGATGCGCAGCAGACGCTTTGGATCGGGACAAGGGATGGCGGACTGAATCGCGTTGCTAATGGGATCGATGGGAAGCTTACGGTCACGAATCTGACGACTGAAAATGGGCTGTTGAGCAACGTGATTCTGTCACTGGCGGTTGCGCCGAACAGCGATGTGTGGGTGGGCACTCCGGATGGGCTCACTCGGATTGGGCGCGGCGGAGTAAACAGCTACACGTCGGCGGACGGCTTGCCGGATGACTTCATTCGCTCTGTGTTGGTAGCGCCGGATGAGACGGTATGGATTGGCACGCGACACGGATTGACGCATCTTGATCATGGCCGCTTTCAGAACTATACCCAGGCGGATGGGCTTGGCAGCGATCTCGTGGGCGCACTGGCACGTAGCGGGAATGGTGATCTTTGGATCGCGACGCTGAATGGATTGTCCCGGCTGCATGAGGGAAAGCTGTTGCGCTATACCACTGCGGACGGGCTCTCAAGCAATGTCATTACGGCGCTCGATGCGACGCCTGACGGCGCGATCTGGATTGGAACGCAGAGTGATGGGCTCAATTTATGGGATGGGAAGCGATTTGTATCGATGCGGGGAGACGCGTCCCAGGATAACTCTGCCGTAGCTGCATTGCTACCGGCGGCTATTCATGCGGTAATGCCAGATGACCGTGGCCATCTTTGGCTGGCGTCCAATGCGGGCCTCACGCGCGTCGATTTGCAGAACCTTATGGCGTGCATGGAGCGGGGCGAGTGTAGCTTGAATGCGCTACATGCTGTCAGTTTCACAACGGCGGATGGTCTGCGGAGCCGGGAGACAAGCAACAACAGTCATCCGACCGCCTGCCGCACGAACGACGGAAGGCTCTTATTCACGACTCCTCGCGGCGTGATTGTTGCCGATCCGCTGCACTTCCCTGAGATTCCGCCACAACCTCCGGTGGCGATCGAGCGATTTGCCGTAGATGATCGCGATACGGAGGCCGATGGAACGGTTCGCGTTGGCGCAGGCGCGTTGCGATTCCAGTTCGACTACGCTGGCTTGAGTTTTGCGGCTCCGCAGAAGCTGCGGTATCAGTACATGCTGGAAGGCTTCGATCACGCGTGGACGGACGCAGGCACGCGCCGGACGGCGTACTACACGAATATCCCTCCAGGGAAGTACCGCTTTCGTGTCCGCGCTTCGCTCGGGGAAGCCGGCTTTCTGGCATTGCGGGATGCATCGGGTGTAACGGCCGACAATCCACAGGAGGCATCGTGCAGCTTTCAACTGCTTCCGCATTTTTACCAAACGGTCTGGTTCTGGGCGCTGGTGCTCCTGGGAATCGCCGCAGTGGTGTGGCTGATCTTCCGGCAAAGGGTATTACGAGTCGAACGGGAGTTTCGTGCCGTAATGAGCGAGCGTAATCGCATTGCGCGAGAAATTCACGACACTCTGGCGCAGGGATATGTTGGGATCTCGCTGCAACTGGAGATTCTGGGTCAGTTGTTACGCCACAATCGCACGGACGCTGCGGCGAAGCATCTCGCGCTGACGCAGGAGATGGTCCGTGAGGGGCTGGACGATGCGCGGCAGTCGATATGGGCATTGCGTTCGCACGACGCGGGCGAGCAGATTTTGCCAATTCGGCTGCGCCGGTTGGTGGAACAGGCCGGGGCTGATGGCCTGACCGCGCATCTTGAAGTGCATGGAGCTTATAGGGCTCTGAGTGCGGATACAGAACAGGAGATCCTGCGCATCGCGCAGGAGGCTATCCATAATGTGAAGAAACATGCGGAGGCTGTCCGGTTGAGTGTTCGGCTGGAGTACGATGAGCGCGTGCTGACGCTTACCGTTACCGATGACGGCAAAGGTTTCGCCGCTCGGGAGCAAGCGGTCGGCGAGGACGGTCACTATGGCCTGACGGGAATGCGCGAGCGCGCCGCGCTTATACGAGGGCAGATCGAGATCGTCAGCGAGCCCGGAGCGGGAACGACGGTAAATCTGAGTGTGCCCGCTCCGGAGGCTCGCGCTAAAACAACAGGCCCGGAGGATGCGGGCAAGAAGCAGACAGTTGCAAGCACAGGTACAAGTAAGGAGCAATCATGA
- a CDS encoding response regulator → MTGNTIRILVVEDHQIVRQGLVALLSVVDGVEVVGQAADGAEAVKQFETCHPDVTLIDLRLPKMGGVEVIQRVRANHANARFIVLTTYDGDEDIYRALQAGARAYLLKGMTVEVLVSTIRSVHAGKSIIPPSIAQKLAERMATEQLTQREQEVLEQIVRGKSNKEIGQTLDISEATVKTHINNLLGKLGVEDRTQAATAAIQRGLVQLDSQGDLRI, encoded by the coding sequence ATGACGGGTAATACAATTCGAATTCTTGTAGTCGAGGATCATCAGATCGTACGCCAGGGACTTGTGGCTCTGCTGAGTGTCGTGGATGGAGTCGAGGTTGTGGGCCAGGCGGCGGATGGCGCAGAGGCTGTAAAACAATTTGAGACCTGCCATCCGGATGTGACGCTGATCGATCTTCGCCTGCCGAAGATGGGCGGCGTCGAAGTGATCCAACGGGTGCGGGCGAACCACGCCAATGCGCGATTCATTGTGCTGACCACATATGATGGGGACGAAGATATCTATCGGGCTTTGCAGGCTGGTGCGCGGGCTTATCTGCTGAAGGGAATGACCGTTGAGGTGCTGGTCTCGACGATTCGCTCGGTCCATGCGGGCAAGTCCATTATCCCTCCGTCGATTGCGCAGAAGCTGGCCGAGCGCATGGCCACTGAACAGTTGACCCAACGCGAGCAGGAGGTGCTGGAGCAGATTGTCCGAGGCAAGAGCAACAAGGAGATCGGACAGACGCTCGATATTTCGGAAGCCACGGTAAAGACACACATCAATAATCTGCTGGGCAAGCTGGGCGTTGAGGATCGGACACAGGCGGCCACCGCAGCGATTCAACGCGGGCTGGTGCAACTGGATTCTCAGGGGGATCTTCGCATATGA
- a CDS encoding CRTAC1 family protein produces MPSVAGFRSLSCALFASFLLLSGFAVAQSGSTGSVGPGPGGQRIDKPTEGAQPAASGGVATGSPHPIQLDSHQRPITAGGFVSSGPVIFQDISEKAGVTHWTHKMGNADKQFILETNGSGVGLIDYDNDGWLDIYFVNGSTFKALDGKEESPHAALFHNNHDGTFTDVAAKAGVTNDRWGFGVAIADYDNDGWPDIFVANYGKNRLYHNNHDGTFTDVAEKAGVTLGNWSAGATWGDYDGDGKLDLFVSGYVHFDRDNLPVRGENGVSFAFCSFRGEPVNCGPHGLKGEPDHLFHNNGDGTFTDVSVKAGVADLPGYYGLSALFVDINNDGKPDLLVGNDSTPNYLYLNKGDGTFEDVSYASGYALNEAGRETASMGIAVGDYENNGLLDIYNTTFSDDYKPLYHNEGDANFTDISYQMGIAENSVPFLGWGDAFIDYDNDGWKDLLTVNGHVYPQVDQHPWGTTWAQRPLLYRNLQGKKFELMPAVEGTGLALVIPSRGMAVGDLFNDGKLDAVINVEDHHPVLLRNVNPDHNHWIELKLVGGPKSPRDAVGATVYVTANHMRQRADVMSGGSYISSSDQRPHFGLGEATAVEEIEVHWPGGKVEKFSAPGVDRIVTLTEGSGQ; encoded by the coding sequence ATGCCTTCGGTAGCCGGTTTTCGTTCGCTCTCCTGTGCTTTATTCGCGTCTTTTTTGCTCTTATCGGGCTTCGCTGTTGCCCAAAGCGGGTCGACCGGCTCGGTCGGGCCGGGCCCCGGAGGACAGCGTATCGACAAGCCGACCGAAGGTGCGCAGCCTGCGGCAAGTGGCGGCGTGGCAACCGGCTCTCCTCATCCAATTCAATTGGACAGCCACCAGCGGCCAATCACGGCAGGGGGATTTGTCTCCTCAGGGCCAGTGATCTTTCAGGACATCTCCGAGAAGGCGGGCGTCACGCATTGGACGCACAAGATGGGGAATGCCGATAAGCAGTTCATCCTGGAGACAAATGGCTCCGGCGTGGGGCTAATCGATTATGACAACGACGGATGGCTGGACATCTATTTCGTCAACGGCTCGACCTTCAAGGCTCTGGACGGCAAAGAAGAATCGCCGCACGCAGCGCTGTTTCACAACAACCACGATGGGACATTTACCGACGTGGCTGCCAAGGCCGGCGTGACCAACGACCGCTGGGGCTTTGGCGTTGCGATTGCCGACTACGACAACGATGGCTGGCCGGATATTTTCGTAGCTAACTACGGAAAGAACCGGCTGTATCACAACAATCATGACGGAACCTTTACCGATGTGGCGGAAAAGGCCGGCGTAACGCTGGGAAACTGGTCGGCGGGCGCGACCTGGGGCGACTATGACGGCGACGGAAAGCTCGATCTCTTTGTCTCCGGATATGTGCACTTCGACCGCGATAATCTTCCAGTGCGCGGCGAGAACGGCGTCTCGTTTGCGTTCTGTTCGTTTCGTGGCGAGCCCGTGAACTGCGGTCCGCACGGGCTGAAGGGCGAGCCTGACCATCTCTTTCACAACAATGGCGACGGGACGTTTACCGATGTGAGCGTCAAGGCTGGTGTGGCTGATCTGCCGGGCTATTACGGATTGAGCGCGCTGTTTGTGGACATCAACAACGATGGCAAGCCGGATCTGCTGGTGGGAAATGACTCGACGCCGAACTATCTCTATCTAAACAAGGGAGATGGGACATTCGAGGACGTAAGCTACGCCTCGGGTTATGCGCTGAATGAGGCAGGGCGCGAGACGGCTTCGATGGGTATTGCTGTTGGGGACTACGAAAACAATGGCTTGCTGGATATCTACAACACCACATTCTCGGATGACTACAAGCCGCTCTATCACAACGAAGGCGATGCGAACTTCACCGACATCAGCTACCAGATGGGGATTGCCGAGAACTCGGTTCCCTTCCTTGGCTGGGGCGATGCGTTCATCGATTATGACAACGACGGATGGAAGGATCTGCTGACGGTCAATGGCCACGTATATCCTCAAGTCGATCAGCATCCGTGGGGAACGACATGGGCGCAGCGACCGCTGCTCTATCGCAATTTGCAGGGTAAAAAGTTTGAATTGATGCCTGCTGTCGAAGGAACTGGTTTGGCACTGGTAATTCCGTCTCGCGGAATGGCAGTTGGAGATCTATTCAATGATGGCAAGCTGGATGCGGTGATCAATGTGGAGGATCATCATCCGGTGCTACTGCGCAATGTGAATCCAGACCACAATCACTGGATCGAGTTGAAGCTAGTAGGAGGTCCGAAAAGTCCGCGTGACGCAGTGGGAGCTACAGTCTATGTGACCGCGAATCACATGCGTCAACGCGCTGACGTGATGAGCGGCGGCAGCTATATTTCTTCGAGCGATCAGCGGCCGCATTTTGGGTTGGGCGAGGCCACTGCGGTCGAAGAGATTGAAGTGCATTGGCCAGGCGGCAAGGTGGAGAAGTTTTCTGCGCCGGGCGTGGACCGCATCGTGACACTGACTGAGGGCAGCGGTCAGTAG
- a CDS encoding MFS transporter — protein MREVKEFSFKAQMAFNQEDSPSSQATDSTNPHPANFTRWHVLTISLLALGYSGYYFCRSDLSVVLPLLIRDLGQHGIPANVAQVRLGFIASAGVLAYALGKFVCGSLADLFGGRNNFLAGMAGAILFTILFAVGGGFPIFTLAWMGNRLFQSAGWVGLVKVSSRWFSYSIYGTVMAVLSLSYLFGDAAAREAMSLLLGAGMGWRGIFFTGAGLLTLLLIANLWLLRETPQERGLPAPQTNPLNVYAAQDLKKGGKEASMSPGLGAILRPLLASRFFWMVCLLSLGTTLLRETFNLWTPTYFVEYVGLSNAQAASRSALFPLFGGVSVLVAGFLSDRLGLNGRSLVLFGGLAAGTVCLFLLAQVPGHDNPWIPVALVALVGFLLMGPYSYLAGAMSMDFGGDKGSATAAGIIDGVGYLAGVLSGDTMARITVLYGWRNAFVALAVTCLLTAMVALVLAISQRREAQLRLRELSSTRG, from the coding sequence ATGCGGGAAGTGAAGGAATTCAGCTTCAAGGCGCAAATGGCATTCAATCAGGAAGACAGCCCCTCCTCGCAGGCAACAGACTCGACGAATCCCCACCCCGCTAACTTCACGCGCTGGCACGTGCTGACCATCTCACTGCTTGCGCTCGGTTACTCAGGCTACTACTTTTGCCGTTCTGATCTTTCCGTCGTGCTGCCGCTGCTGATACGCGACCTGGGTCAGCATGGGATACCTGCGAACGTTGCGCAGGTGCGTCTGGGGTTCATCGCTTCTGCTGGCGTACTGGCTTATGCGCTGGGCAAGTTCGTCTGCGGATCGCTGGCGGATCTCTTCGGCGGACGAAACAACTTCCTCGCAGGAATGGCAGGGGCAATTCTCTTTACCATCCTGTTTGCCGTGGGCGGAGGATTCCCGATCTTTACGCTTGCCTGGATGGGCAATCGGCTATTTCAGTCGGCTGGATGGGTTGGGCTGGTTAAGGTTTCCTCCCGTTGGTTTTCGTATTCGATCTACGGCACAGTGATGGCGGTACTGAGCCTTAGCTACCTCTTTGGCGATGCTGCTGCGCGCGAGGCGATGTCGCTGCTGCTCGGAGCCGGGATGGGATGGCGTGGCATCTTCTTTACCGGCGCCGGGTTGCTGACGCTCCTGCTGATCGCCAATCTCTGGCTGTTGCGCGAGACACCGCAGGAGCGCGGATTGCCGGCTCCGCAGACCAATCCCCTGAATGTGTATGCCGCACAGGACTTAAAAAAAGGAGGCAAAGAGGCCAGCATGTCGCCGGGCCTGGGTGCGATTCTTCGTCCTCTGCTGGCCAGCCGCTTCTTCTGGATGGTGTGTCTGCTTTCGCTTGGAACGACGCTGCTGCGTGAGACATTCAACCTGTGGACACCGACCTATTTTGTCGAGTATGTCGGCCTTTCGAATGCGCAGGCAGCCAGCCGCAGTGCACTCTTCCCGCTCTTTGGAGGGGTTTCGGTGCTGGTGGCTGGCTTTCTCAGTGACAGGCTGGGCCTGAATGGACGCAGTCTTGTGCTCTTTGGTGGTCTCGCTGCCGGAACGGTTTGTTTATTCCTGCTGGCGCAGGTGCCGGGGCATGATAATCCCTGGATTCCGGTCGCGCTGGTTGCGCTGGTTGGCTTTCTACTGATGGGGCCTTACTCGTATCTGGCGGGAGCGATGTCCATGGATTTTGGCGGCGACAAAGGCAGCGCCACCGCGGCCGGAATCATTGATGGAGTGGGGTACCTGGCTGGTGTGCTCTCCGGCGATACGATGGCGCGCATCACTGTGCTCTATGGGTGGCGCAACGCTTTTGTCGCGCTCGCTGTAACGTGCCTGCTGACTGCGATGGTGGCGCTGGTGCTGGCGATCAGCCAACGTCGCGAGGCTCAACTACGATTGAGAGAGCTCTCTTCGACAAGGGGATAA
- a CDS encoding HD domain-containing protein — protein sequence MDINLVQLDTPEAVVAWMTRHGGEAYFGEPVTVLEHCLQAAFFARNKEKADSLVAAALLHDVGHLLHQGGEDVADHGIDTRHEELADQMLAAHLPPSVTEPIRLHVAAKRYLCFAEPAYRDALSPSSALSLGLQGGPMSEEEAKGFLALPFALDAVALRHWDDEAKIAGLHVPEIESYLPLLKTLWR from the coding sequence ATGGATATTAATTTAGTACAACTGGATACTCCGGAGGCGGTTGTCGCATGGATGACAAGGCACGGCGGAGAAGCGTATTTTGGCGAGCCGGTTACGGTGCTGGAGCACTGTCTGCAGGCTGCGTTCTTTGCTCGTAATAAAGAGAAGGCTGATTCGCTCGTCGCCGCGGCGCTCCTGCATGACGTCGGTCATCTGCTGCATCAGGGAGGCGAGGATGTCGCCGATCATGGGATCGACACGAGACACGAGGAACTGGCAGATCAGATGCTTGCAGCGCATCTTCCTCCGTCAGTCACCGAGCCGATCCGGCTGCATGTGGCGGCCAAACGCTACCTGTGCTTTGCCGAACCTGCTTATCGGGACGCGCTGTCGCCATCTTCCGCCCTGAGTCTGGGTTTGCAAGGCGGCCCAATGTCTGAGGAGGAGGCGAAGGGCTTTCTTGCGTTACCGTTCGCGTTGGACGCCGTCGCACTGCGGCATTGGGACGACGAAGCCAAGATCGCCGGTTTGCATGTGCCCGAGATTGAATCCTATCTACCACTACTCAAGACGCTTTGGCGGTAG
- a CDS encoding TonB-dependent siderophore receptor → MTKLASAFLTPQITNYLLLLRGFILLPCIAASSIALAQASTAQAAPAQTIQPVTTTVVVQGQVSDDYLPTEVSVGSLDSLPLVSAPVSETVVTRDLMNDQVSRLLSDIVKNDASIGEDYAPVGYYGDYQIRGFAIDLATGLQINGMPIAGEQDVPLENKERVEFLKGIAGVESGITTAGGLINYVTKRPVVVKTLDMATDDRGTAYAAVDLGQLFGAAKQFGVRANMAGEDIHTYVESANGWRGVGALATDWKLSPVAMWKTDFEYQHKRERSVAGYQLLGGEVVPALSTVYPSVMLGNQIWSKPNIFDAINGNSRLDLDVTPIWHVYFAGSYSHSLIDDNVIYPYGCYYEAECNVAGGPPPYFFAPDGTYDIYDYRDPGERRVDALGEVIAAGHVTTGSITHNLVFGGSIFHRGVDLPGMPGPNAPSTVQDGAVYTYIGSENIYQPNISYQIESPEQQAGPLTLVDFDRQSSGIVQDRVDLPGHVRLTAGGRYASISDFNFTGSKGVWLPQYSATYAPVANLTLYGNYNVMLSLGPQAPFWAINSSVYLAPFYTRQTEVGAKFEPGQRILLTTAFFRMRAPFFYPKVISSPDGFCTSVTEIGQCFEADGHETHDGIELGAQGKATNWLRLSATAAGILATSDDSSTAAFNGKQVINQPRLKTAVFADIVMPRVAGLHLSDFHLLPGWGYTGRKEATRDDAVSVGGYNLFNLGARYSPGGEHGRMSFRIFADNILDKRYWKDTGASYGDTFIHLGAPTTVRLSGQYRF, encoded by the coding sequence ATGACAAAGCTCGCTAGTGCCTTCCTGACTCCACAGATCACGAACTATCTGCTTCTGCTGCGCGGTTTCATCCTTCTGCCTTGCATCGCCGCAAGTAGCATCGCACTGGCTCAGGCGAGTACAGCACAGGCAGCCCCGGCGCAGACGATTCAACCGGTCACTACCACGGTTGTGGTGCAGGGCCAGGTTTCGGATGATTACCTGCCGACGGAGGTCTCGGTCGGCAGTCTGGATAGCCTTCCATTGGTTTCGGCTCCGGTTTCAGAGACGGTTGTGACGCGCGACCTGATGAATGATCAGGTTTCGCGGCTGCTTTCCGACATCGTGAAGAACGATGCTTCTATTGGTGAAGACTACGCGCCCGTCGGCTACTACGGCGATTATCAGATTCGCGGATTCGCCATTGACCTGGCGACAGGCTTGCAAATCAATGGCATGCCCATTGCAGGCGAGCAGGATGTCCCGCTTGAAAACAAGGAGCGAGTCGAGTTCCTGAAGGGCATTGCCGGAGTAGAAAGTGGCATAACAACCGCAGGCGGACTCATCAACTATGTGACCAAGCGGCCAGTTGTCGTAAAAACATTAGACATGGCAACGGACGATCGTGGAACGGCATATGCCGCTGTTGATTTAGGACAACTCTTCGGGGCTGCAAAGCAATTCGGTGTACGCGCCAACATGGCTGGCGAAGATATCCACACTTATGTGGAGAGCGCCAATGGTTGGCGCGGAGTTGGCGCGTTAGCCACGGACTGGAAGCTCTCACCCGTGGCTATGTGGAAGACCGATTTCGAATACCAGCACAAACGCGAACGCTCGGTTGCAGGCTATCAATTGCTCGGCGGAGAAGTAGTGCCTGCACTGAGCACGGTGTATCCGTCGGTGATGCTGGGCAATCAAATCTGGTCCAAGCCGAATATATTCGACGCAATAAACGGTAACTCCAGGCTGGATCTGGATGTAACTCCAATCTGGCACGTGTACTTCGCTGGAAGCTATAGCCATTCGCTGATCGATGACAACGTGATTTATCCGTATGGGTGCTACTACGAGGCGGAATGTAATGTTGCTGGCGGTCCGCCGCCGTATTTCTTCGCTCCCGACGGCACTTATGATATTTATGACTATCGCGACCCAGGCGAACGGCGTGTGGACGCATTGGGCGAAGTAATTGCTGCCGGACACGTCACGACGGGTAGTATAACACACAACCTTGTCTTTGGCGGGTCGATCTTTCATCGCGGAGTGGATCTGCCCGGAATGCCGGGTCCAAACGCGCCCAGTACAGTGCAGGATGGGGCGGTTTATACCTATATTGGAAGCGAAAATATCTACCAGCCGAATATCTCCTATCAGATAGAGAGTCCTGAACAGCAAGCTGGGCCTCTCACGCTTGTTGACTTCGATCGGCAGTCTTCGGGAATCGTGCAGGATCGCGTGGACTTGCCGGGGCATGTGCGACTCACCGCCGGCGGGCGCTATGCTTCTATCAGCGATTTCAATTTTACCGGGAGTAAAGGAGTATGGCTTCCGCAATATTCCGCCACTTATGCTCCCGTTGCGAACCTGACACTGTACGGCAACTATAACGTGATGTTATCGCTGGGTCCGCAGGCTCCGTTCTGGGCCATCAACAGCAGTGTCTATCTAGCCCCGTTTTATACAAGGCAAACAGAGGTTGGCGCGAAGTTTGAGCCCGGGCAGCGCATTCTGCTGACGACGGCATTTTTCCGAATGCGCGCGCCATTCTTTTATCCGAAGGTCATCTCATCTCCCGATGGCTTCTGCACCAGCGTGACAGAGATTGGTCAGTGCTTCGAGGCTGACGGACATGAAACACATGACGGCATCGAGTTAGGAGCGCAGGGCAAAGCAACGAACTGGCTGAGGCTTTCAGCTACTGCGGCTGGCATTCTTGCCACCTCTGACGATTCGAGCACGGCGGCATTCAATGGGAAGCAGGTGATCAATCAACCGCGGTTGAAGACTGCGGTTTTTGCTGATATCGTCATGCCGCGAGTCGCTGGATTGCATCTCTCGGACTTTCATCTGTTGCCGGGCTGGGGCTATACCGGCCGCAAGGAAGCTACTCGGGACGACGCTGTGAGCGTGGGCGGCTATAACCTCTTCAATCTCGGCGCACGCTATTCTCCGGGTGGAGAGCATGGCCGGATGAGTTTCCGCATCTTCGCCGATAACATTCTCGATAAGAGGTATTGGAAGGACACGGGAGCCAGTTATGGCGACACGTTCATTCACCTCGGCGCCCCTACGACCGTCAGGCTTTCCGGGCAATATCGATTCTGA